One window of the Klebsiella sp. WP3-W18-ESBL-02 genome contains the following:
- the folC gene encoding bifunctional tetrahydrofolate synthase/dihydrofolate synthase, translating to MEKHSIPQATSPLATWLSYLENLHSKTIDLGLARVSKVAGSLDVLQPAPFVFTVAGTNGKGTTCRTLETILMAAGYKVGVYSSPHLVRYTERVRVQGEELAESAHTASFAAIEAARGETSLTYFEYGTLSALWLFKQQQVDVAILEVGLGGRLDATNIVDANVAVVTSIALDHTDWLGPDRESIGREKAGVFRGGRPAVVGEPEMPQTIADVAREKGALLLQRDVDWRYSVEAESWTFSDAQGELRNLPLPNVPQPNAATALAALRASGLAVSEQAIREGIASAILPGRFQTIQYAPRVILDVAHNPHAAGYLAGRLKSLPKTGRVLAVIGMLHDKDIAGTLACLESVVDSWYCAPLEGPRGATAEQLRAHLRAGAVYGSVAQAWHAAMADAMPEDTVLVCGSFHTVAHVMEVLDAGRAGGK from the coding sequence ATGGAAAAACATTCTATTCCTCAGGCCACGTCGCCCCTGGCTACGTGGCTTTCTTATCTGGAAAACCTCCATTCAAAAACCATCGACCTCGGACTGGCGCGCGTCAGCAAGGTCGCAGGGTCGCTCGACGTGCTGCAACCGGCGCCGTTCGTCTTTACCGTCGCGGGCACCAACGGCAAAGGCACCACCTGCCGGACGCTGGAAACCATCCTGATGGCCGCCGGCTATAAAGTGGGCGTGTACAGTTCGCCGCACCTGGTACGCTATACCGAGCGCGTGCGCGTGCAGGGGGAAGAGCTGGCGGAAAGCGCGCATACGGCATCATTCGCCGCGATTGAAGCGGCGCGCGGCGAAACATCGCTCACCTATTTTGAATACGGCACGCTGTCTGCGCTGTGGCTGTTCAAGCAGCAACAGGTTGATGTGGCCATTCTGGAAGTCGGCCTGGGCGGGCGACTGGATGCGACTAACATCGTCGATGCTAACGTTGCCGTAGTGACCAGCATTGCGCTGGACCACACCGACTGGCTGGGACCGGACCGTGAAAGCATCGGCCGTGAGAAAGCGGGGGTGTTCCGCGGTGGGCGGCCGGCGGTCGTCGGCGAGCCGGAGATGCCGCAGACGATTGCTGACGTGGCGCGCGAAAAGGGTGCATTGCTGCTGCAGCGTGACGTGGACTGGCGCTATAGCGTAGAGGCGGAAAGCTGGACCTTTAGCGACGCACAGGGCGAACTGCGCAATCTGCCGCTGCCTAACGTGCCGCAGCCGAATGCCGCCACCGCGCTGGCTGCGCTGCGCGCCAGCGGGCTTGCGGTGAGCGAGCAGGCGATTCGTGAAGGCATCGCCAGCGCGATCCTGCCGGGGCGTTTTCAGACTATCCAGTACGCGCCGCGGGTGATTCTCGACGTTGCGCATAACCCGCATGCCGCAGGCTACCTTGCCGGGCGTCTCAAATCCCTGCCGAAAACCGGGCGAGTGCTGGCGGTTATTGGTATGCTGCATGATAAGGACATTGCCGGCACGCTGGCGTGTCTGGAAAGCGTGGTCGACAGCTGGTACTGTGCGCCGCTGGAAGGGCCGCGCGGCGCGACGGCGGAACAGCTGCGCGCGCATTTGCGCGCGGGTGCCGTGTATGGCAGCGTGGCGCAGGCGTGGCATGCGGCGATGGCCGATGCCATGCCGGAAGATACGGTGCTGGTGTGTGGTTCGTTCCACACGGTAGCGCACGTGATGGAAGTATTGGACGCGGGGAGAGCCGGTGGCAAGTAA
- a CDS encoding MFS transporter produces MTVADNLNTDVQNVDAGETLSTREKIGYGLGDAGGHCISDLISGFLLFFYTDIFGLSPAIVGAMFFVLRIFDAVSDPVMGVIADRTRSRWGRFRPWQLWTAVPLAVIGILTFTVPDMGPNAKIAWAFGTYFLISIGYTANNVPYCALINAITNRHDQVMSCQSWRFVLSGVAGFLVSVGLPWMVEFFGNGNLAKGYQYGVTVLCTIGMIMFLLCFFWVKERVPLSLAGNFTLREHLKGLRKNDQLLMMLVMSFLLVNILCIRGGGYMYFISYVLQGGAGYMSLFFGILTLSGIAGAVIVNPLSRRMDMVRLYYWTNLVLVAFGVGMYFLPAGQHYQTLWLVCIAVNSVIQGFTLPLHFSIMAFADDYGEWKTGVRSSGMNFAFNLFFIKLSWASSGGIISLILIMVAYQPGLENQTAASIQGITLLQSIVPALFHLALALCLLKCRLNGTMMQRISTDLRQRHSHIS; encoded by the coding sequence ATGACCGTTGCTGATAACCTGAATACCGATGTACAGAACGTTGATGCGGGAGAGACGCTGTCTACCCGCGAAAAGATAGGCTATGGATTAGGCGATGCCGGCGGGCATTGCATCTCGGATTTAATCAGCGGATTTCTCCTTTTTTTCTACACCGATATCTTTGGCCTCAGTCCGGCCATCGTTGGTGCGATGTTTTTTGTCCTGCGTATTTTCGACGCCGTTTCCGACCCGGTAATGGGCGTGATCGCCGACCGCACGCGCAGCCGCTGGGGGCGTTTTCGCCCCTGGCAGCTGTGGACGGCGGTACCGCTCGCCGTCATTGGTATCCTGACATTTACCGTACCGGATATGGGGCCTAACGCGAAAATAGCCTGGGCTTTCGGTACCTACTTTCTGATATCGATTGGCTATACCGCGAACAACGTCCCTTACTGTGCGCTGATTAACGCGATCACCAATCGCCACGATCAGGTGATGTCCTGCCAGTCCTGGCGCTTTGTGCTCAGCGGCGTAGCCGGTTTTCTCGTCTCTGTTGGCCTGCCGTGGATGGTTGAGTTTTTCGGTAACGGTAACCTGGCCAAGGGCTACCAGTACGGCGTCACCGTGCTGTGCACGATAGGCATGATCATGTTCCTGCTGTGCTTCTTCTGGGTAAAAGAGCGGGTGCCGCTGTCGCTAGCAGGCAATTTCACCCTGCGCGAACACCTGAAAGGACTGCGCAAAAACGATCAGTTACTGATGATGCTGGTGATGTCGTTCCTGCTGGTGAACATTCTGTGCATCCGCGGCGGCGGCTATATGTACTTTATTTCCTACGTGCTCCAGGGTGGCGCCGGCTACATGTCGCTCTTCTTCGGCATTCTGACGCTTTCCGGGATTGCCGGCGCGGTGATCGTCAACCCGCTCTCCCGCCGCATGGATATGGTGCGCCTCTACTACTGGACGAACCTTGTTCTGGTCGCTTTTGGCGTGGGCATGTACTTCCTCCCTGCGGGGCAGCACTATCAGACGCTATGGCTGGTTTGCATAGCCGTAAATAGCGTCATTCAAGGCTTCACCCTGCCGCTGCACTTCTCGATTATGGCCTTCGCCGACGACTACGGCGAATGGAAAACCGGCGTGCGTTCATCAGGGATGAACTTCGCCTTTAACCTCTTTTTCATCAAGCTCTCCTGGGCCTCTTCCGGCGGCATCATCAGTCTGATCCTGATCATGGTGGCCTACCAGCCAGGGCTGGAAAACCAGACCGCAGCGTCCATTCAGGGTATCACCCTGCTGCAAAGCATCGTACCGGCGCTGTTCCACCTCGCGCTGGCGCTGTGCCTGCTGAAGTGCCGACTTAACGGCACAATGATGCAACGTATTTCTACCGACCTTCGCCAAAGACATTCACACATTTCCTGA
- the dedD gene encoding cell division protein DedD encodes MASKFQNRLVGTIVLVALGGIVLPGLLDGQKKHYQDEFAAIPLVPKPGDRDEPDMLPTATQALPAQPPEGAAEEVRAGDAAAPSLDSSRLAVNGNGDLEQIPPAAELPKPKPVEKPKPKPQPVTEQVAVTAPPKAAPEEKAAPVGKAYVVQLGALKNADKVNEIVASLRGAGYHAYTSPSTPVQGKITRILVGPDASKDKLKGSLGELKQLSGLSGVVMGYTPN; translated from the coding sequence GTGGCAAGTAAGTTTCAAAACCGTCTTGTCGGGACGATAGTGTTGGTCGCGCTGGGGGGCATTGTGCTGCCAGGGCTGCTTGACGGGCAAAAAAAGCATTATCAGGATGAATTTGCGGCCATTCCGCTGGTGCCTAAGCCCGGCGATCGCGATGAGCCGGATATGCTGCCGACGGCAACGCAGGCGCTGCCTGCTCAGCCGCCGGAAGGCGCCGCGGAAGAGGTACGCGCGGGCGATGCGGCGGCACCGTCGCTTGATTCCAGCCGTCTGGCGGTGAACGGTAACGGCGATCTCGAGCAGATCCCGCCGGCCGCCGAACTGCCGAAACCGAAGCCGGTCGAAAAACCGAAGCCGAAACCGCAGCCGGTAACGGAACAGGTGGCTGTTACCGCGCCGCCGAAAGCGGCACCTGAAGAGAAGGCTGCGCCGGTGGGCAAGGCTTACGTGGTGCAGCTTGGCGCGTTGAAGAACGCCGATAAGGTGAACGAAATTGTGGCCAGCCTGCGCGGCGCAGGTTATCACGCCTATACGTCGCCTTCGACGCCAGTTCAGGGTAAAATTACCCGCATTCTGGTTGGCCCGGACGCCTCGAAAGATAAGCTGAAAGGTTCGCTCGGTGAGCTGAAGCAGCTGTCGGGGCTGAGTGGGGTGGTGATGGGGTATACGCCGAACTAA
- the purF gene encoding amidophosphoribosyltransferase, which yields MCGIVGIAGVMPVNQSIYDALTVLQHRGQDAAGIITIDANNCFRLRKANGLVSDVFEARHMQRMQGNMGIGHVRYPTAGSSSASEAQPFYVNSPYGITLAHNGNLTNAHELRQKLFEEKRRHINTTSDSEILLNIFASELDNFRHYPLEADNIFAAIAATNRQIRGAYACVAMIIGHGMVAFRDPNGIRPLVLGKRDVGDGRTEYMVASESVALDTLGFEFLRDVAPGEAIYITEKGQLFTRQCADNPVSNPCLFEYVYFARPDSFIDKISVYSARVNMGTKLGEKIAREWEDLDIDVVIPIPETSCDIALEIARILGKPYRQGFVKNRYVGRTFIMPGQQLRRKSVRRKLNANRAEFRDKNVLLVDDSIVRGTTSEQIIEMAREAGAKKVYLASAAPEIRFPNVYGIDMPTANELIAHGREVDEIRQIIGADGLIFQDLNDLIDAVRAENPDIQQFECSVFNGVYVTKDVDQTYLDFLDSLRNDDAKAVQLQNEVENLEMHNEG from the coding sequence ATGTGCGGTATTGTCGGTATCGCCGGTGTTATGCCGGTAAACCAGTCGATTTATGATGCGCTAACGGTGCTGCAGCACCGTGGACAGGATGCCGCTGGCATCATCACCATTGATGCCAACAACTGCTTCCGCCTGCGTAAGGCGAACGGTCTGGTGAGCGATGTCTTTGAAGCCCGCCACATGCAGCGTATGCAGGGCAATATGGGTATTGGCCACGTGCGTTACCCAACGGCGGGCAGCTCCAGCGCCTCTGAGGCTCAGCCTTTCTACGTGAACTCGCCGTACGGTATTACGCTGGCGCACAACGGTAATCTGACCAATGCGCACGAGTTACGTCAGAAGCTGTTTGAAGAAAAACGCCGTCACATCAACACCACCTCCGATTCTGAAATCCTGCTCAATATCTTTGCCAGCGAGCTGGATAACTTCCGCCATTATCCGCTGGAAGCTGATAACATTTTCGCCGCTATCGCCGCGACGAACCGCCAGATCCGCGGCGCCTACGCCTGCGTGGCGATGATTATCGGCCACGGCATGGTTGCCTTCCGCGACCCGAACGGCATCCGTCCGCTGGTGCTGGGCAAACGCGATGTGGGCGATGGCCGTACCGAGTATATGGTGGCCTCCGAAAGCGTGGCGCTGGATACACTCGGCTTTGAATTCCTGCGCGACGTTGCGCCAGGGGAAGCGATTTACATCACCGAGAAGGGGCAGCTGTTTACCCGCCAGTGCGCCGACAACCCGGTCAGCAACCCGTGCCTGTTCGAATACGTTTACTTCGCGCGTCCGGATTCCTTCATCGACAAAATCTCCGTCTACAGCGCCCGCGTGAATATGGGCACCAAGCTTGGCGAGAAGATTGCGCGCGAGTGGGAAGATCTGGATATTGACGTCGTGATCCCTATTCCGGAAACGTCCTGCGACATCGCGCTGGAAATTGCTCGTATCCTGGGCAAACCGTACCGTCAGGGCTTCGTGAAGAATCGCTACGTTGGCCGTACCTTTATCATGCCGGGGCAGCAACTGCGTCGTAAGTCCGTGCGCCGCAAGCTGAACGCCAACCGCGCTGAGTTCCGTGATAAGAACGTGCTGCTGGTTGATGACTCTATCGTGCGTGGCACCACGTCCGAGCAGATTATCGAGATGGCGCGTGAAGCCGGTGCGAAGAAGGTCTATCTGGCCTCTGCGGCGCCGGAAATTCGTTTCCCGAACGTCTACGGTATTGATATGCCGACGGCCAATGAGCTGATCGCCCACGGGCGTGAAGTGGACGAAATTCGCCAGATCATCGGCGCGGACGGCCTTATTTTCCAGGATCTGAACGATCTTATCGACGCGGTACGCGCAGAGAACCCGGATATCCAGCAGTTCGAATGCTCGGTGTTCAACGGTGTCTATGTGACCAAAGACGTTGACCAGACCTATCTCGACTTCCTCGATTCACTGCGCAACGACGATGCGAAAGCCGTCCAGCTGCAGAATGAAGTTGAGAATTTAGAGATGCATAACGAAGGGTAA
- the cvpA gene encoding colicin V production protein → MVWIDYAIIAVLGFSCLVSLIRGFVREALSLVTWGCAFYVASHYYNDLSIWFTGFEDERVRNGIAIAALFIATLIVGAIVNYVIGQLVEKTGLSGTDRVLGICFGALRGVLIIAAILFFLDTFTGMAKSEDWQQSQFIPYFSPVIRWFFEYLQSSSSFLPKV, encoded by the coding sequence ATGGTCTGGATTGATTACGCCATTATCGCGGTACTGGGCTTTTCTTGCCTGGTGAGTCTTATCCGTGGCTTCGTTCGCGAAGCGCTATCGTTGGTGACGTGGGGCTGTGCATTTTACGTAGCCAGCCATTACTACAACGATCTGTCTATCTGGTTTACGGGCTTTGAAGACGAACGGGTTCGAAATGGGATTGCTATTGCGGCGCTGTTTATCGCGACGCTCATCGTCGGCGCTATCGTCAACTACGTGATAGGCCAACTGGTGGAGAAGACCGGTTTATCGGGTACCGACAGGGTATTGGGGATCTGCTTCGGCGCGCTGCGCGGGGTGCTGATTATTGCCGCTATCCTGTTCTTCCTCGACACCTTTACCGGCATGGCAAAGAGCGAAGACTGGCAGCAGTCGCAGTTTATTCCCTATTTTTCACCGGTTATCAGATGGTTTTTTGAATACCTTCAAAGCTCGTCAAGTTTCTTGCCCAAAGTATAA
- the accD gene encoding acetyl-CoA carboxylase, carboxyltransferase subunit beta, whose amino-acid sequence MSWIERIKSNITPTRKASIPEGVWTKCDSCGQVLYRAELERNLEVCPKCDHHMRMSARNRLHSLLDEGSLVELGSELEPKDVLKFRDSKKYKDRLASAQKETGEKDALVVMKGTLHDMPVVAAAFEFSFMGGSMGSVVGARFVRAVEQALEDNCPLICFSASGGARMQEALMSLMQMAKTSAALAKMQERGLPYISVLTDPTMGGVSASFAMLGDLNIAEPKALIGFAGPRVIEQTVREKLPPGFQRSEFLIEKGAIDMIVRRPEMRLKLASILAKLMNLPAPNPDAPRESVVVPPVPDQAPEA is encoded by the coding sequence ATGAGCTGGATTGAACGAATTAAAAGCAACATCACACCTACCCGCAAGGCGAGCATCCCGGAAGGGGTATGGACCAAGTGCGATAGCTGTGGTCAGGTTTTGTATCGCGCCGAGCTGGAGCGTAACCTCGAGGTTTGCCCGAAGTGCGATCACCACATGCGTATGTCAGCGCGTAATCGCCTGCATAGCTTGTTGGATGAAGGGTCCCTGGTAGAACTGGGCAGTGAACTTGAGCCGAAAGACGTGCTGAAGTTCCGTGACTCTAAAAAGTATAAAGACCGTCTGGCATCCGCGCAGAAAGAGACGGGTGAGAAAGACGCGCTGGTGGTCATGAAGGGTACCCTGCATGATATGCCGGTTGTCGCCGCGGCCTTTGAATTTTCCTTTATGGGCGGTTCAATGGGTTCTGTCGTGGGCGCGCGCTTTGTGCGTGCCGTTGAGCAGGCGCTGGAAGACAACTGTCCGCTGATCTGCTTCTCTGCCTCCGGCGGTGCGCGCATGCAGGAAGCGCTGATGTCCCTGATGCAGATGGCGAAAACCTCCGCTGCGCTGGCGAAAATGCAGGAACGCGGCTTGCCGTATATTTCCGTGCTGACCGACCCGACCATGGGCGGCGTTTCCGCAAGTTTTGCGATGCTGGGCGATCTGAACATTGCTGAACCGAAAGCACTGATCGGTTTTGCCGGTCCGCGTGTTATCGAACAGACCGTGCGTGAAAAACTGCCGCCGGGTTTCCAGCGCAGTGAGTTTCTCATCGAGAAGGGCGCGATCGACATGATCGTGCGTCGCCCGGAAATGCGACTGAAGCTGGCCAGCATTCTGGCGAAGCTGATGAATCTCCCGGCGCCGAACCCGGACGCGCCGCGCGAAAGCGTGGTGGTGCCGCCGGTACCGGATCAGGCGCCAGAGGCCTGA
- a CDS encoding glycoside hydrolase family 127 protein gives MMQSDVIEADLNRITITDPFLGEYQRLIRDVVIPYQWEALNDNIPEAEPSHALANYRIAAGLEPGEFYGMVFQDSDVTKWLEAVAWSLSQKPDSELEQTADAVIELLAQAQCEDGYLNTWYTVKEPGLRWTNVAECHEMYCAGHLFEAAVAFFNATGKRRLLEIACRFADHIDTVFGPNDGQLRGYPGHPEIELALMRLYEVTREPRYQALARFFLEERGQQPYYYDIEFEKRGGTWHWDNWGEAWMVKDKAYTHAHKPLAEQNEAVGHAVRSVYLMTGLAHLARLTHDEEKRQTCLRIWNNMVQRRMYITGGIGSQGIGEAFTSDYDLPNDTAYGESCASIGLMMFARRMLEMEGDAHYAEVMERAFYNTVLGGMALDGKHFFYVNPLETHPKSIPHNHIYDHIKPVRQRWFGCACCPPNIARTLVAIGHYLFTPRQDALFINFYAGSEAQFTVNGRALALKIEGNYPWDEQVTIRFSQPQAVEHTLALRLPEWCEAPQVRVNGNAAQGDIIKGYLHLHRQWQEGDVVTLHLPMTIRRVYANSRVRHAAGKVAIQRGPLVYCLEEADNGAELHNLSLPKTATFREIQGVGVLKGKVLLQAEGLRVLTAQENKPLYSFDNRQTAVEKQMLTFIPWFSWANRGEGEMRIWVDEA, from the coding sequence ATGATGCAGTCTGATGTGATTGAAGCCGATCTGAACCGTATTACCATCACCGACCCGTTTCTGGGCGAATACCAGCGGTTGATTCGCGACGTGGTGATCCCTTACCAGTGGGAAGCGCTGAACGATAACATTCCCGAAGCCGAACCCAGCCACGCGCTGGCTAACTATCGCATTGCCGCCGGGCTGGAGCCCGGCGAATTTTACGGGATGGTGTTCCAGGATAGTGACGTCACCAAATGGCTGGAGGCCGTCGCCTGGTCGCTGAGCCAGAAGCCGGATAGCGAACTTGAGCAAACCGCCGATGCCGTGATTGAACTGCTGGCACAGGCGCAGTGCGAAGACGGCTATCTCAACACCTGGTATACCGTGAAAGAACCGGGGCTACGCTGGACCAACGTGGCCGAATGCCACGAAATGTACTGTGCAGGGCACCTGTTCGAAGCGGCGGTGGCGTTCTTCAACGCCACCGGTAAGCGCCGCCTGCTGGAGATAGCCTGCCGTTTTGCCGATCATATTGATACCGTTTTTGGCCCGAACGATGGCCAGCTGCGCGGCTATCCCGGGCATCCTGAAATCGAGCTGGCGTTGATGCGTTTGTATGAAGTCACCCGGGAGCCTCGTTACCAGGCGCTGGCGCGCTTTTTCCTCGAAGAACGCGGCCAGCAGCCGTACTACTACGATATTGAGTTTGAAAAGCGTGGCGGCACCTGGCACTGGGACAACTGGGGCGAGGCATGGATGGTGAAGGATAAAGCCTACACCCACGCGCACAAACCGCTCGCAGAGCAGAACGAAGCGGTCGGCCACGCGGTACGCTCGGTATACCTGATGACCGGCCTGGCGCACCTCGCCCGCCTGACTCATGATGAAGAAAAGCGCCAGACCTGTCTGCGCATCTGGAACAATATGGTACAACGTCGGATGTACATCACCGGCGGTATCGGTTCACAGGGCATCGGCGAAGCCTTCACCAGCGACTACGATCTGCCAAACGACACCGCCTACGGCGAGAGCTGCGCCTCCATCGGTCTGATGATGTTCGCCCGACGCATGCTGGAGATGGAGGGAGACGCCCACTACGCCGAGGTCATGGAGCGCGCGTTTTACAATACGGTGCTTGGCGGCATGGCGCTGGACGGCAAACACTTTTTCTACGTGAACCCGTTAGAGACTCACCCGAAGAGCATTCCACACAACCATATTTACGACCACATTAAGCCGGTACGCCAGCGCTGGTTCGGCTGCGCCTGCTGCCCGCCGAATATCGCCCGCACGCTCGTCGCTATCGGCCACTACCTCTTTACCCCGCGCCAGGACGCGCTGTTTATCAACTTCTATGCCGGAAGCGAAGCACAGTTTACGGTTAATGGCCGGGCGCTGGCGCTGAAAATAGAGGGCAACTACCCGTGGGATGAGCAGGTCACGATTCGCTTCAGCCAACCGCAGGCGGTCGAGCATACGCTCGCGCTACGCCTGCCGGAATGGTGTGAAGCGCCGCAGGTGCGGGTGAACGGAAACGCCGCGCAGGGTGACATCATCAAAGGCTATCTGCATCTGCATCGTCAATGGCAGGAAGGCGACGTGGTAACGCTGCATCTGCCGATGACCATCCGCCGCGTCTATGCTAACTCGCGGGTGCGTCACGCTGCCGGTAAAGTGGCGATTCAGCGCGGGCCGTTGGTTTACTGCCTGGAAGAAGCGGATAACGGCGCGGAGTTGCACAACCTGTCGCTGCCGAAAACGGCGACCTTTCGCGAGATTCAGGGCGTCGGCGTGCTGAAAGGCAAAGTGCTGCTACAGGCGGAAGGGCTACGCGTGTTGACGGCTCAGGAGAATAAGCCGCTGTACAGCTTTGATAATCGTCAGACGGCGGTTGAGAAGCAGATGCTGACCTTTATTCCGTGGTTTAGCTGGGCCAACCGTGGCGAGGGCGAAATGCGGATTTGGGTCGACGAGGCATAA